The Citrus sinensis cultivar Valencia sweet orange chromosome 4, DVS_A1.0, whole genome shotgun sequence DNA segment CAAAAGCTAAAAatcaaagttaaaaatttcacACCTCAACCTGCCGCTGTAGCGATTGGATGTAGTTAATTATCTCATCCAGGACCAATGCTTTGCCGATGACCTGAATTAAGAAAATCTACCATAGTAAACAGGATGTATAATCAAAACTGAAGAGCAGTCCTGTTACTACCAGTTTATGATGTACACCAGAAAGTGCCAAACTCGTTGCAGACGAGTTATCAAATGATTAAGAAGCAGAGATAGGAATTGAACTCCACCAATTTGTTCTGTCGAGAAATTTTTTGAACGAAATAAGCATGCTTGGTGCCAAAAAATTCAGGGAAATGTCAAATCCATACCTTGTTACAACCAGGAACCAAGTCCTGGAGAATTTTCATCCTTTCGCTTATCTTTTCTCTCCTAGCCTGTGCACCAAATggttaaaataagaaaacctTTTGAATAGCTCCAGATATCACTAGTTTCTAGAAATTTTAACACACACCAAACACATAAAGATTTTTCATAAGCTTTGCTTATTATGAGTTTCAGAGGGCTGTGAAGATTACTCTTTCTGCTAAACTGTGGCTATCAGTAGCTTGGCCCCTTCTTGCTCGTACATGGATGTAATCCTGTTTAGGAGGCTCCGGTGGTTGACTATTTTGTTCAGCAGGCTTGACCGAACTGGGCTCTGCTTCAGCTTTGGAATGGTGATTGTCATCTCTACTTCCAGATGTTTTAATCCGTTTTCCATCAGAATCATTCTGCCCAATTAAAAACACAACATTGTCATGAAATCAATACCAGTTCCCTAAAATTTTTCcctaaaatttgaatccaTAGAGCTTAATTTCACCACCAAGACCACGACCCAGGTCAATATACAGTTTCATTGTCAAACCTCCAGATGTCATTCATACTAAACCCAGTAAATTAGCAAAATCAGAACGGTGGCTTAGGTACAAGTCAATTCACTGCCTTGGCCACCAAATTAGATCAATAATGATCATTATTCAATCCTGCACTTGTTCAACATTCCTCAATAGACAAGATAGAAATGCATATTCTATCAAAACCAAGGTAAAAACTTTTCTAATGAGGAATTCAAGTAATAAGAATTAGTAATCCAAATAAACATAAGAACCACAACTATAAATTTGATCAGattcaacaaataaataaacaactaaaaaaacaaataccaCTCGATTGCCGTTGCCGTTGCCACTGCTTGTAGATACATGCTTGGCTGACTCATCCTCCACATCACGCCGCTTCCTTACTCCATTCCCATGGGCCATTTTATGCTCCAAGTTCACTGGATCATCACCAGAAACCTCTCGATTAGTCCCAAATTGACTCAAATGCTGCCCAAAGTGAGCTCCTTTCTGCCCCAACCCACCGCCAGATTCACTCATACTGCCACTCCCGGGAACCGGAAACTGCCAGATCTCTGCAAAATTATAGGAACCCTGATCCATCTACAATAATCTCACAGACAACACTCGAACTCAAGCGCTCATCAAACCAGGTCCTGGCATTTATTTGAGAAGATTCAAGAAACACTAGCTCTGATTCAAAAGGTTCAATTTTTCTTGTCTGGATATGCTTAAACTTTCAAGAGTTGCTTTAggatgaaagaaataatagaaagagcaaatcttttaaaataagctTAGCAATGACGACAAATAGagtaatagataaataaaaaaagataaataagaaCAAGACAGAGAGTCTTTGAGTTAAGTCTAATCTAGAGAGTTAAGAGTCTTTGATTTAAGTTTATTCTAGAGAGTTAAGTAAATGAATGAGAGATGTGTTTGAGAATTGAGACTTGAGTTCCGAGTTTTAGTCTGTGTTTGTGCTTGTGCGCGTGATTGTGATCTCCTTAGACAGTGGAGTTTGGTGCGCACTGTGTTGCCTTAAGCTTTCCTTGCAGGGACACCTCGGGAGCTGCAAACAAAGTCACTTCCAGTGAGGTTTTTGTCCTGGGGTTCCAGCAGTACACATGTCTCAATCACGTGCACGCTCTCCCACCGTCCGATTTGCTCATCCTCTGGTCAATGACAAATCACAATTCATCAACGGTTGTTGAAGACGAGGAACACTAACTCGACAGTGAAGTGCGGGGCAGTTTCAATGGGGTCACCGGCCACGTACCACCTTAGCGAGCGCAAGTACATATAcaatgtcaaaatttaaaaggtGGGGTAGGGTTTTCCATATTGTGATTAACTGAAAACAGAAAGTGATTAGTCTTTGTAATGATTTGTGATTGTGATTAATACTATAAAGTTTCGACATTAATAATGATTGTTCTGATCGTGATACCCCTTCAAGTATCGATTTATTGTAAAGTTATGAATAATGATGCTTATATTTTGGCATATGTTTCGACTTTATTTAGTCATAAACCAAATATCTCCTGCAAATTCCGTATTAGCCAtgcaatttcttttaatgagCAAGTTTCACCTAActgtattaatattaataatattaaccGTAACTTAAATTAACTTCAACGACCATATAGGGAAGATTTATATTCAGTAAACTTTCATTGTTAGGATAAAAGCTGGTGACAGTAAATTAATCAAaccaaattcaattttttgccTCGGTCTCGAATTTCGATTATGATTTACTTGTACCAACTCTATGGCTCAGTATGAAGTGAAGAAAAAGACACCCTCTTTTATCTTCCTTCTTACTACAGCTTTCCAGGGAAACAAATTTGAGAAAGTATAAAGCATTCTAGAAAAGTCATTGCATGCAacttacaaaatataatacatttTTGGAACAAGTAACATTTGTCGACGTTTCTCATCAAGACCATAATTGGTAATTCCACGTTCCATAATTTAAAACTCCGAATTTCAAATGGGCATATACCCCAAAAAGTATGCCATATCAGCAGCACTATTTGATTCAAAACTTCCCTTTTCTCACGCGTATGAAAATGGCTTAGCAGCTGTCATcgattttcttgtttttactTGTACATCACATTCGGAATTTGACAGGCCAGACGATTGTACATCAGCAGATGCAAATTGTAATTGAGACTAATTAAGGTTTAGGTGTCACTCAGCTGGGGTTGGGATTAACATTGCCAGCCGACTGCCCAATCAAATCAACTAGCAGGAGTAGCCAAAATCCTTTTATGCATATGTGGGCTATACACTCATGATCGtactaataatattctttaataaaatgtgTTGAAATGTTTGCAGGCGAAATAGTACAACCAACTAATTAAGCTCTTAATCAATATGATTTCAACTTGCTCTATTGGCCTGACCTACTTTGTTACCATTGAAAAAAGCATGTATTTTCTTGTCAAACTGTGTGGTGCCAAACAGTGCCGTTTTCATGTCATATATAGTTAGGCATAGAAGCACGACATCATAAAGAACGGTTCCATTCTTGCTCAAAAATAATAGCAGAAGATCAAACCGTGCAGACAATTTATTGCATCACATGTTAGACGGCAACTTTAATCGGTTTTGATGTGCCGTagctaatgaaataaatagtaaCTATATCGGCAACTAGAGCTTTGTTTCGTAGCCGTGTGCTTGGTGCCAAACTCCCATTTTTAGATGATAAAGATTGTTGTTTTGCTTTAGACATGTGCCGATAAGGCTGCTATATCTGCAGTAGGAATTCTTTGATTCCTGCAAAACCCCATGTGGAAAATGCATAGCTTGTGCGAATTTCATCACGTTTTAACATGTCATGTGCTAATTTACTCCAAGGAGCAATCCTTACACTCTGTCTAGGCTTCAAGTTGGATTGGTTTCACAGAAGCATAGATATGGCCTGCTATTGCATGCCGGCAGCACCAGATGCTTCTGCAGTTAAAATTCTACTGAGAAAAATAAGTTCACTTTAGTAAGCAGTGACTGATCGATTTTCAGtgatattaaatgaataagatagattcaaattaaatgataGAAATCGAACTCTGATCTGCAATAAGAAAGGTTAGGTCCAGGCAACTGCTAACTGTCAAGTTTATAAGCTTTTGGGTCACTAAACGTACGTTGCTGAGACTTTCAACTATGAATAATTTAGTTAGTTCAGTTTTAGTTGGGTTTCTGACCAATCGACCGAAAGTTTTACAAAGCTAGCTAatctgtaaaaataataattagtttgTGAACAGTGCAAGTCCCTAGTGTCTTTGCTTTCAAATCactagagaaaaaaaatctaaacttTGAAGTCATGAAAGAatggaaataaatatttgtagaGACAGGCTGCCAACTGCAATAATGGCGAAGAAGATAAAGAATGAACTCAAGGAACTAAGCTGGATGCAACTTTAGCCATATGAGCAGAATAACATGACCCACAAACAAACCTAACTTATTGGAAGACACTGCCCCACTTAATGGACCCTCGTAAACCAAttatttgaagataatgatggCTTTTTAGGGTATTATCGATCAAAATTCTGGATCCTTCAACACGCTTTTGTTGAGCAAGAGCTATCAACCTTGTCTATTGACCAATGGGAAAATGTGAGGACATATACCTTGCCTTGATTTGCTTGGCTGGCTGTGAATTGTGAGGGTACGAAGGATAAGAAATTTGGAATATGACTCCAAAAAAGTActgcttttttctttctcaagtTTGTGCTTTCTGTGAATTAATGCAGAACAATCGGTACAGTTTAGAATTAGGCAGGGGAGGACCAGAGCCATAATGTATTTGTCTTGAGGCACCGCTCAAGCTATCACTGTCTCACTATTTTCATCAATGTCCTCGGTATTtaccttatttattttaagttgaggttcttcttgcctttttattcaaataaatcacaAGTGCTGCTCAACAggttgtaataaaattaaagtgttccattgattttgaaaaacaaaaaaaaaaacaaaaaaaaaagcgtttaggcctttttttttctttttttctttttaattcacaCCATGTTGGTTAGATTTCTTTGATTTAtcttgagaaaaatataaaatagaaggacattatttattagaaaacCCTCgagaaaaattaagttaattactttatttatcttaaattaattattgcaccaaaatgtttaaaaaatgataatgctttttctatcttttattTCGGTCATCATAATGATAAGTAGTATGAAGATCAATCCAtgtaaaacattaaaactctaatattttacaattgattTTGGCAAAGAATTTAGAGCGTTAGAGAGACTATAGATTTTTATCTATTAATCTCATAAATAATTGTAGGATAAAATTTTAGCTTAGAAAACATAATTCCAAGACGCCCCTTGGGAttgaatattgtctttgcattAAATGATGGACCCAtcatctttgtttttttgtacCAAACTTGAgataaagattattttatactaaaataatctaatcccatgatttttaattataaccaAATGGGCTTTTATATACTTTCTACTTGTGAAAAAAATCTTAGGGCCTGTTTggtattatttttgaatttgtattttctgagaataaaaacgaaaatgaaaatggtgttTTACAGTTGCTGTATTTCGAATTTAAATATGTGTCTGGTATCATTTTCTgtatcttatattttaaaactgaaaacaGTAATATGCGTTTGGTAGACAcagttaaaaatgataaaaatagataatatgcgtttggtaatatttttttcaaaaacagtttttactaatcatttacattatatttatagtcataaaataattatttagctaatacacacaaatacaacaaaataatttaatcaaatttttaacatcgtttaaaaatgccttcgaattcccaatattaatttttagttatattatgTTTGGTATTTCACTACATAACACTGTATTAAATAGTTttggtgattaatttaaattatatatttagaaaacaatatttattagtacttaaaaaaagaaaatataaaagaatttaagaatttttacatcaatttatttactaaaaatgtgaaaaaaattatcattattcttcATTGAATACACGTAAATTAagcaaagtttaaaatttttggcaacataacatttattttttgtagcAATTTTCccttctaaaataaaaatccaagctaataatttatccaaataacctcataaaaaatatcacgACATAAAGAAATAGTTCAAACGTACAAAACTCATTGAAATTCATCTTCGGATAATAGCATAAAAGTGTACACATTTCTATTTGCTAAAGCATagtcacaaaataataaagtgatatAATAGTTGCAATATAATCACATAAAATGTGGATTGTGTTAAATAACCCAAGTATATACATCCACGTTCCCAAATACTATTGCAAAATATCATTGTTAAGTTATAAATGCATGCTCCCCAATCAAAAGGCTAGCTAAATAACAGACAGTAAATTATTAACACCATTTACATCCTTCAATGCAGCAAATTTCTCAAGTTGATTTGTTGGAGACGAAGGAACTAACAAAATGTCAATTCCTTGATCAATGCCACCAGCTTTTACTTTCCATGAAACCAATGTCATAGGCTTTGGATCATCAGCTTTTACAAATGTCATGTCTGGCTCCTTGCAGCAAGTTTCATCTAACTTCAGTTTCCCAAGCAAATTTCACAAGCATCGGCTTTTACAAATCTTCGGTTTGAAGAGTTCAATCTCTTCAATCTGCTTCAATACTTGTTTCTGAAATACCAAACACGAAGCctaaatattagaaaatagagatttaattatataaatcttGATAATTAACAAGCTTTAATTACTTTCTCTATTTTACTTAAGAAACCACTGGTATATTCTTGTCTCCAAAACTTAGCAACACACTTGACCAAGTCTTTAAATCAAAGGACActgatttaaatataaaaaagtgGAAAGTTTCAGCACCCTTTACATCCTTCAATTTCACAGCATGACATTATAAATGCAAATAAAACATGAAGTTTAGACAATCTGTGTACAGCCAAAAGGCTAGCTAACAGTTCAAAATCAACCAAGAATGCCACCAAAATTCAATAACATATTTGCATAGCTTTCTCTTCTGAtagaataattgaaaaattccAACATATATGATGATGATATATGTCCACCGAGATTAAAGCTATCATGTAAATTAGGTAAACCCAACCCAAATGAGATATAAAATAATCCAAAACCCAAATCACCATGactaaaataattcaaaatctaattaaaaaataataatttacctTGATACTCTGCTACAATTGTGTGATAAAGCTCCAATGAAGGATTCGTCAATGGAGTCCGGAGGCTGCAGCCTAAATTTATACGGCAAAGCTGAACAAGTTTAGCGTGCAGGCAGCAAAGACGAAGTACGTCGACAGTGTTCTGCGAGCATTtactcaaataaaataaaaaaatcagcaACTCACAATAGTAGAGACGGAGCTGACAGAGCAGTAGCAGTCGAGGCAGTCGAGACGGAGCAGCGACGGTGGCGGAGATGGAGCAATAACAGTGGCCCAATGAAGCAGCGGCGGCGGCCGGTACAGCAGCCGTTTTGGGCACAACGCGAGAGAGTAACCACTGTGAGTAGATCGCGAGAGAGAGTCGAAGAGATAAAGCACACCGAGAGAGTAAACGATGTGAGTAGATCGGGAGAGAGAGTTGAAGAGATAAGCCCGAAGAGATAAGGATGAAGTGAGAGTCACTGgagtttgttttttaatctattttttagtttagtttTGGAATATGGTGAGACCATGTTAAACACGTTCTCACTTTCACAGTTATAAAAGTGaatctcaaattatttgttttataatttgatttttgaaatcgAGCCACCAAACACGTACtaacttaaatttagaaaaggaaaatgaaaacaggGCCTCTAAAACGATACCAAACGGGCCCTTAGTCTCCTAgagtattattcttttttcattcACTGTTTACCACATATATATTCTACTAAGTCATtataatatacaaataaatgtGGCAAGGAAGCAGTGAATGCAATGACAAACCaagactttttattattttaacctAATTAATGGATTTAtggtaattattttatgtgaaATTGATTCATGCAAAGGGgtaatatgtgtgtgtgtgtgtgttcatATCAAGTAACAGCACATCTAAAGTCTTagtaaaatacatatatttaataaaagaataataacaataaaaaacatgcttataatataaattatcaaaactgtaaattaaaaaattacttataaattttttttattttagttatagAGAATGTGATATatcttgataattttatttaataaaaataaaaataacagatATGACAATGAGGGAAACAAAccatgaaattatgaaaaatgttgttaattattattatattattgccCAATATTATAGTTGTAATTTAAGTCACAACTGATGTGACATTAATCAATTGAATGGTAGAATCGagtaataagtaattttacattCATCATCCAATAGATGAGTAACACATAATATTCACACTCAATTTATGACTCAAATGTTGGgatttttaacattattgcTTTAGTTAAAGTGGGTGATTCCCctcttataaaattactcaaataacaatgttataatatattgacatatatttcttttaattggatcaaatcataatttttttataataaattaagttagTACTATCACTTTAGCCtcctaattattttaatttattcaataaatgtATAATTGAATCATTTTATGAGATAAGACACTAACACTGACATacctgaaaaataaaaaaattatcttccattattgaaaatttaaaaaaatttaggggtataaaatttttttcaaggACTACAACGCTGCAACAGCACAAACACGTTCTCATTTCGAGAGAGGGGTTGGGGGTGGGGGGGTGTCCACTGTCCAGGTGGAAGGGGAAGAGCTACGTCCGATGTTTTCTTAGAAGGAAAATGACGATTTCATGGGTCCAGCTGTTACAACAGTTATACCATGCAACTTCTTTTGTCTTTAGTgacaaattttcatataaacCCTTCAGTCacttttatttaacatttgtTTGATAAGTATTAAACTTATTTCTACTTACATCCATAAGTACATATCAGTTAGCACTTTATactatatcatatttatataattttatccaatATTGTATTTGTATCACAATACCTctccttatttatttatttatcttgataTACCTCTTTgctattttgaaattgaatcattggcatgtttaatttaaaaaaatttaatttatttttcttacactcctttttattttttttaaatataagtctttttttttacatctactatcaaatttcatttaacacTTTTACgctctttttatttcaattttttttataaatattgtggtatttttttcttacattTACAACAAATTATGTAACCCTAATAGCttcattacaaaaaatattgtaatttttcatacttaatttttattatgttatttaatcctttaatttgctttgaaaataataaatcattatctCCAAATGGGTgctgaattaattttatgtaatatggactgacattatattattaaaaaattttgttactatACGTGaaggataaattttttttactaaattatagtttgataCAGCCTAatgtgataaaaaataatacaatacaaccTAGTGCAACAAATAATGACAAACCAAATGCACCcatgaaataataatacttgaaataaataatatgataaaaataagagtaagaaaaattataatactttttgtAATAGAGCTTTTGGAATTACATAATTTGTTATGCATGTAAGTAAAaagtattatatataatatttattaaaaaattcataataaaaaaatataaaattttaaatgaaatttgataataaaatttaaaaaaattctaatattaaaataaaaaaagagtttcCAGTTCTAAATCAAACATGCCAATTATTCAATCTCAAAATAGAAAAGCCACGTTGTAAGTTGAACTTTTACCAAGCCCCCACATGGCGGGAAAATTTGtttccaaaattatatttcGGGCACCACCGGAGGATACATGAACGTTTAAATAATGATAGTGAATTGAACTAGTAAAATGGAAGTAATCTTCAACAAGTAACAAATAGAGTTCACTGAATAATTCacagtaagaaaaaaaatggagctGCTGAGATTGTCCAAATTCAAGTTCCAACTTCAAGCCCTAATAGCCGAAACTCGTCATCTCAAAGTAAGCTTTCGCGTCACAGTTGCGACCATAATCATCTAtgttattatcatcatcatcatcatcatcatgtcCTTTTTAACTGTTTTCTTTGAAATATTAGGAGAAAGAAAACTCAGCAACCGAAGAAATTCATCTTTTAGTCCAGGTTAAGTGTCgagatttttcttatttgtttgatttcgTTTCGTTGAAAGTTGACTCCAGTGTTTGAATACAGAAACAAAAGCGTAATGAAGAAGAATATTCTAGAAACTTAAAAGAATTGCAATCCGAATTAGCTTCGACTAATGAACTGTGCCAAAAACTCGAAAGGAAGGTCTGTCAATTGGGCACTCAACCtgtttgtaaaaataatagacGGAGATGTTTGGAAATGCTGTCATTTGATTTTCTTGCTGTAGGTAAGTTACCTTCAAAACGACAACGCTTTGCTTGAAAACAAGCAAAAGGAGTTGAAGGAAACTATAAATAGGCTGCTTCAATATAGGGAAAATTTCCTAAGTGCTTATGAGGTTTGTGCTTAATAatcattatattaattttattgtcatGTTTTTACATACTGGAGAACTTGAAATGCATGTTCCGGTGAAACGGCTgaattatatgaatttatggCCGCTAAGAAATCATATTGTATGTGAGGTTTTAAAATATCCTTAACGAGATGACTGTGATAGAGTTTGATTATCCAGGGACTAGAGATGTTAATTGATCATCTAAATTAACTGCTTTCACTTGCGTGTATCTTTGTGAGTACTACTTTTGGATGCTGGTGGTACTTGTGACTGCCCAAATGTTTGGGAAGTAATTCGATTTTGGTTTTGTGATATGCCAAGCATGTAAGGGGTAGGTGCTAGCAATGATTAAAGTATTTTCTGTTCTTCTGATTCCATTATCTAGAGGATTCATCTTAAGTGTATTCTGATGTAAATGTTTTGAGCAGGAATCTACCTGTGATATGAAACGTGCGATTGAAACCAGGGATAGAAAGCTCACTGTACTACATGAGAAGATAAACTCTCATTTGACGTTATTTGATTCAATAGAAAAGGAGGCATTCTCCATCAAGCAAGTTGTGGATAATGTGGAATGCGTTGTaagtgaaaaagaagaactaGGCATGTAGCTTTTTTAACTATTACTGATTTAAGGTGTACGCTCATGTATATTTATCATAGACTGTTTTATTCCACAAAAATGGCAGTATAACGTATGTTTTGTGCTCTTTGCTATTTCAGTTGCTAGCTTAAGGAGCAAAATGGACACTATCTCTGCATTTGAAAGAGTTTTTGTTGGTAATTCATAGATCCCATCACCTGCTGTGGTTAGCTTTTCttctaataaaaatgtttagctGTTACTTCTGCTCTTCTGTATTTATAGTTAATCTCTTATGGGACTCTGCAGTGATGCACTGATGCTTGTCGGTCATTCATATAGTTATTGGATGGAATGTGAGCTTGCAGACCATAATTTTTGATTCCTCATAATATTTTGTCATGCCACACCAGAGCATTGGtttcacttaaatttattgaCATTAAACATGAATTAGTAAGGAATTAGGGACAGTAAAGAATCAATAATTCAGATATAAACATAAGT contains these protein-coding regions:
- the LOC102626712 gene encoding transcription factor BHLH089 isoform X1; translation: MDQGSYNFAEIWQFPVPGSGSMSESGGGLGQKGAHFGQHLSQFGTNREVSGDDPVNLEHKMAHGNGVRKRRDVEDESAKHVSTSSGNGNGNRVNDSDGKRIKTSGSRDDNHHSKAEAEPSSVKPAEQNSQPPEPPKQDYIHVRARRGQATDSHSLAERARREKISERMKILQDLVPGCNKVIGKALVLDEIINYIQSLQRQVEFLSMKLEAVNTRMNPGIEVFPPKDFTQQTFDTAGMPFGSQATREYSRGTSPDWLHMQIGGGFERMT
- the LOC102626712 gene encoding transcription factor BHLH089 isoform X2 produces the protein MDQGSYNFAEIWQFPVPGSGSMSESGGGLGQKGAHFGQHLSQFGTNREVSGDDPVNLEHKMAHGNGVRKRRDVEDESAKHVSTSSGNGNGNRVNDSDGKRIKTSGSRDDNHHSKAEAEPSSVKPAEQNSQPPEPPKQDYIHVRARRGQATDSHSLAERARREKISERMKILQDLVPGCNKVIGKALVLDEIINYIQSLQRQVEFLSMKLEAVNTRMNPGIEFTQQTFDTAGMPFGSQATREYSRGTSPDWLHMQIGGGFERMT